The following proteins are co-located in the Lacticaseibacillus paracasei subsp. paracasei genome:
- a CDS encoding CtsR family transcriptional regulator produces MQRENISDIIETYLKTILAQEAAVEIRRAEIARRFNCVPSQINYVIKTRFTPARGYIVESKRGGGGYIRIVKVKLTDDQDLIQIMRQHIPSRLRMRDARDLIQELFDNGLIARQSGNLMLAVMDHETLGIFDQGAEEHLRSRLFLAFLDRLRYER; encoded by the coding sequence ATGCAGCGTGAGAACATTTCGGACATCATTGAAACCTATCTAAAAACGATATTGGCGCAAGAAGCGGCTGTTGAAATCAGACGCGCTGAAATTGCTCGTCGTTTCAATTGCGTACCTTCACAGATCAATTATGTGATCAAAACCAGATTCACACCTGCTCGCGGTTATATCGTAGAGAGCAAACGTGGTGGCGGTGGCTATATTCGAATCGTGAAGGTCAAATTGACAGATGATCAGGATCTCATTCAGATCATGCGACAGCATATTCCAAGTCGTTTGCGGATGCGGGATGCCCGAGATTTGATTCAGGAATTATTTGATAACGGGTTGATCGCCCGCCAGTCTGGCAACCTGATGCTCGCGGTGATGGATCATGAGACGTTGGGCATCTTCGACCAAGGGGCAGAAGAGCATCTACGATCGCGTTTGTTCCTTGCATTTTTGGATCGTTTGCGGTATGAAAGATGA
- the lysS gene encoding lysine--tRNA ligase translates to MAKDNGQQPEMNDQMIARREKMEALREAGIDPFGHRFDRTHTAAKVREEFGEDDKETLLDEKPEVTIAGRMMSKRGKGKVGFADIRDRSGKMQIYVRKDVVGDDNYMIFKKADLGDILGISGEVMKTDSGELTVKANHVTHLAKALRPLPDKWHGLTDVEQKYRKRYLDLISNEDSFDRFVKRTKIVSAVREYLDNNGFLEVETPVLHNQAGGANARPFVTHHNALDIDLYLRIALELHLKRLIVGGMERVYEIGRVFRNEGIDTKHNPEFTELETYAAYWDLTDVMTETEGIFRFAAHKVLDTGKLTYQGMAIDLDAPFARINMLDAIKDKTGVDFWPEMSVDDARKLADEHDVHYEPYWKVGHIISAFFDQFVEETLIQPTFITGHPIEVSPLAKKNPKDPRFVERFELFVGGGEYANAFTELNDPIDQRQRFEAQAAEKSAGNDEAQGIDDDYVEALEYGMPPTGGLGIGIDRLVMLLTDAPSIRDVLLFPTLRP, encoded by the coding sequence TTGGCTAAGGATAACGGACAGCAACCAGAAATGAATGACCAAATGATTGCGCGGCGAGAAAAGATGGAAGCCTTGCGTGAAGCGGGCATCGATCCATTCGGGCACCGATTTGACCGGACCCATACCGCAGCGAAAGTGCGCGAAGAATTCGGTGAAGATGATAAAGAGACACTGTTGGATGAAAAACCAGAAGTGACAATTGCCGGCCGGATGATGTCTAAACGTGGCAAAGGCAAGGTTGGATTTGCGGATATTCGTGATCGTAGCGGGAAGATGCAGATCTATGTACGTAAAGATGTCGTTGGCGATGACAACTACATGATCTTCAAAAAGGCCGATCTTGGCGATATTCTTGGTATCAGCGGTGAAGTCATGAAAACTGATTCTGGCGAGCTGACGGTTAAAGCCAACCATGTGACCCATCTTGCTAAGGCACTCCGCCCATTACCTGATAAGTGGCATGGTCTGACCGATGTCGAGCAAAAGTATCGGAAGCGTTACCTTGATCTTATTTCTAATGAGGACAGCTTTGATCGTTTTGTTAAGCGAACCAAGATTGTCAGTGCTGTCCGTGAATACTTGGACAACAATGGTTTCTTGGAAGTCGAGACACCAGTCTTACACAATCAGGCTGGCGGGGCGAATGCTCGTCCATTCGTGACTCATCACAATGCACTTGATATTGATTTATATTTGCGGATTGCTCTTGAACTGCACTTAAAGCGTCTAATTGTTGGCGGCATGGAACGTGTTTATGAAATTGGCCGAGTTTTTCGGAATGAGGGGATTGATACCAAGCATAATCCCGAGTTCACTGAACTTGAAACTTATGCCGCCTACTGGGATTTGACAGATGTTATGACCGAAACTGAAGGGATTTTCCGGTTTGCTGCGCATAAGGTGCTAGATACCGGGAAGCTCACCTATCAGGGGATGGCGATTGATCTGGACGCACCGTTTGCCCGAATTAATATGTTGGACGCCATTAAAGACAAGACTGGCGTGGACTTCTGGCCTGAAATGAGTGTCGATGATGCGCGTAAACTTGCCGATGAACATGATGTTCACTATGAACCTTATTGGAAGGTGGGCCATATTATCAGTGCCTTCTTCGATCAGTTTGTCGAAGAGACGCTCATTCAGCCGACCTTCATCACGGGCCATCCAATCGAGGTTTCACCACTGGCAAAGAAGAATCCAAAAGATCCGCGGTTTGTTGAACGTTTTGAACTATTTGTTGGTGGCGGTGAATACGCCAATGCCTTTACAGAATTAAACGATCCAATTGATCAACGCCAGCGTTTTGAAGCGCAGGCAGCTGAAAAGAGTGCTGGTAATGACGAAGCACAAGGTATCGATGACGATTACGTTGAAGCTTTGGAATACGGCATGCCGCCAACTGGTGGTCTCGGAATCGGGATTGATCGCTTAGTCATGTTGCTGACTGATGCACCATCCATTCGCGATGTCCTTTTGTTCCCAACATTGCGGCCATAA
- the dusB gene encoding tRNA dihydrouridine synthase DusB has translation MWHIADVEIPNRLVVAPMAGVTNAAFRVTAKEFGAGLVVCEMISDRGIMYKNEKTLNMLFVDPREHPISIQIFGGTKETLVNAAKFVDQNTAADIIDINMGCPVPKVTKTDAGAHWLLDPEKVYEMVAAVTDAVSKPVTVKMRTGWDENHVYAVQNALAAERGGAAALAMHGRTRKQLYAGHADWNILKEVKQHLTIPFMGNGDVRTPQDAKRMLDEVGADAVMVGRAALGNPWVLKQMSAYLEDGELIPEPTPREKIATAKLQLQRLVDLHGEHQAVREFRMQAAYYLKGIPRSAKTKAAVNMVDTQAEVDHIFDDFVEQTEERARERQAKA, from the coding sequence ATGTGGCATATTGCCGATGTTGAAATTCCGAATCGCTTAGTTGTTGCACCAATGGCGGGTGTGACTAACGCGGCCTTTCGGGTAACGGCTAAAGAATTCGGTGCCGGGTTAGTGGTCTGTGAAATGATCAGCGACCGTGGGATCATGTATAAAAACGAAAAAACTCTGAATATGTTATTTGTAGATCCGCGTGAACATCCGATTTCTATTCAGATTTTTGGCGGTACCAAAGAGACTTTAGTGAATGCGGCTAAGTTTGTGGACCAAAACACGGCAGCCGACATCATTGACATCAACATGGGGTGCCCGGTACCTAAAGTGACGAAGACAGATGCCGGGGCGCACTGGCTGCTGGATCCTGAAAAAGTTTATGAAATGGTTGCAGCTGTAACAGATGCCGTCTCTAAACCAGTGACAGTCAAAATGCGGACTGGCTGGGACGAGAACCATGTCTATGCTGTTCAGAATGCCCTAGCTGCAGAACGGGGCGGTGCCGCGGCGCTTGCCATGCATGGTCGTACCCGTAAACAGCTTTATGCTGGTCATGCGGACTGGAACATTTTGAAAGAAGTGAAGCAGCACCTCACGATTCCGTTCATGGGCAACGGTGACGTTCGTACCCCGCAAGATGCTAAGCGGATGTTAGACGAGGTTGGTGCTGATGCTGTTATGGTTGGCCGTGCGGCATTAGGTAATCCGTGGGTATTGAAACAGATGTCGGCTTATCTGGAAGACGGCGAATTGATCCCGGAACCAACACCGCGCGAGAAAATTGCGACAGCAAAGCTGCAATTACAACGGCTGGTTGACCTTCATGGCGAACATCAGGCCGTTCGGGAATTTCGGATGCAGGCAGCTTACTACTTGAAGGGAATTCCGCGCTCGGCTAAAACCAAAGCCGCGGTGAACATGGTTGATACGCAGGCAGAGGTTGATCACATCTTTGATGATTTTGTTGAACAAACCGAAGAGCGCGCCCGCGAACGGCAAGCTAAAGCATAA
- the hslO gene encoding Hsp33 family molecular chaperone HslO produces MSDYIASALSRDEHFRIFAADATQTVREAQRRHDTWSASSAALGRTLVATALLAASGLKNADDMLTVRIKGDGPVGALVTDGTNVGTVRGYVEEPHVNLPLNLVGKIDVARAVGKRGLLAVTKDIGVGDPFTGQVPLVSGELAEDFTYYLAKSEQIPAAVGLSVFVNADNTIQVAGGFMLQALPGANDAELSELEANVKTLPLVSELLKSGLTPEQIIQRIAGDEPVQFLDAQPLKFACNCSKEHFGDIMATLPHAQLQEMIDQDGGAETTCKFCGNQYHYSVADLEALMARHE; encoded by the coding sequence ATGAGTGACTATATCGCGAGCGCATTGTCGCGTGATGAACATTTTCGAATTTTCGCTGCTGATGCGACTCAAACAGTGCGTGAAGCGCAGCGGCGCCATGATACTTGGAGCGCTTCATCGGCTGCACTTGGTCGGACGCTTGTTGCCACAGCATTGTTAGCGGCTTCCGGGCTGAAAAACGCAGACGATATGCTGACGGTTCGCATTAAGGGCGACGGTCCCGTTGGCGCACTTGTCACGGATGGTACCAATGTTGGAACAGTACGCGGCTATGTTGAAGAACCGCACGTTAACTTGCCGCTGAATCTGGTCGGTAAAATCGACGTTGCGCGGGCTGTTGGCAAACGTGGCTTACTAGCAGTGACGAAAGACATTGGCGTCGGCGATCCTTTCACTGGGCAAGTTCCTTTGGTTTCTGGTGAGTTGGCAGAAGATTTTACCTATTATTTAGCCAAGTCAGAGCAAATTCCGGCTGCAGTTGGCCTGTCAGTCTTCGTCAATGCCGACAACACGATTCAGGTGGCCGGCGGTTTCATGTTGCAAGCCTTGCCTGGTGCCAACGATGCGGAGCTCTCTGAACTTGAAGCCAACGTCAAAACTTTACCGTTGGTTTCTGAATTATTAAAAAGCGGCCTGACACCAGAGCAAATTATTCAGCGAATTGCCGGTGACGAACCAGTCCAATTTCTTGATGCGCAGCCGTTAAAATTTGCCTGCAATTGTTCAAAAGAACATTTTGGCGATATTATGGCAACTTTACCGCATGCTCAATTACAGGAAATGATTGATCAGGACGGTGGTGCAGAAACCACGTGCAAGTTCTGTGGCAATCAATATCATTATAGTGTGGCGGACTTGGAAGCCTTGATGGCCCGACACGAATAG
- a CDS encoding WxL domain-containing protein, which produces MKFTKMTSALVAGATLLAGLAIAAPAATQAATVQGNAGVNGGQALPQDAKTTAGISFGQLPPTGNTGYLRLQMVPKILDFGNHEQFFSDYPVFTADGQNAGRADNTRYPSYKSGNTNLTAVLNTDDTALANVKGKAWTTVVDKQTTRTDAESAEDKTGQTNSKAGDWTLSVKADGPLSLKDDNGADTGKTIDNATLTMLNTAYGQTGNVYGLTNESQDDGFTPVGALVPLTDISKTTTMTLSGTDTNHQVAHAATGEGEGSNVFGWDKTNIKLVLPKTSVVNNGTYETTLTWTLATGLN; this is translated from the coding sequence ATGAAATTCACTAAAATGACAAGTGCGTTGGTCGCGGGTGCAACTTTACTTGCCGGTTTGGCAATCGCTGCCCCAGCGGCAACGCAAGCAGCTACTGTTCAAGGTAATGCAGGCGTTAACGGTGGTCAGGCACTACCGCAAGACGCCAAGACAACCGCGGGGATTTCCTTTGGTCAACTGCCGCCAACTGGTAACACCGGTTATCTGCGACTGCAAATGGTTCCTAAGATTTTGGACTTTGGTAACCACGAACAGTTCTTCTCAGATTACCCGGTTTTCACTGCTGACGGACAAAACGCAGGGCGGGCTGACAATACTCGCTATCCAAGTTATAAGAGCGGTAATACAAACTTGACCGCTGTCCTTAATACTGATGACACCGCTTTGGCTAATGTTAAGGGCAAGGCTTGGACAACGGTTGTTGATAAGCAAACCACGCGTACCGATGCTGAAAGTGCTGAAGATAAAACTGGCCAAACCAACAGTAAAGCTGGGGATTGGACCCTGAGCGTCAAGGCAGACGGCCCGCTTTCATTGAAGGACGACAATGGTGCCGATACTGGTAAGACGATTGACAATGCGACATTGACCATGCTGAACACCGCTTATGGCCAGACTGGCAATGTCTACGGTTTGACCAACGAATCGCAAGATGATGGCTTCACGCCGGTTGGTGCATTGGTACCATTGACTGACATCAGCAAAACAACAACGATGACCTTGAGTGGCACTGACACCAATCATCAGGTTGCACATGCGGCTACAGGTGAAGGTGAAGGCTCTAACGTCTTTGGTTGGGACAAGACTAATATCAAACTGGTGCTGCCTAAGACATCAGTCGTTAATAACGGTACGTACGAAACCACGTTAACTTGGACTTTGGCAACAGGCCTGAACTAA
- a CDS encoding WxL protein peptidoglycan domain-containing protein, with protein MDFQASSTMKNDWQALRLVLIGVLGIALMNMFTFTNLVSATVSNSQQALMVAPVLPSDNHVGKNAGYFDLDLPKSERRTITVQAYNASAKILKVNAEILDAQTGANGVVSYVKATQVNRKYLPIAGSDLVKIDRQFELKPGETRQLPIVLKPGKGQPRGTYLSAIRLSALAPSTTDTSVQNRIAYTLGLVLHNGHVAGSVSNLRMGQTSLVQKRSGFQLRSQVQNPKRIFLKDVSAKINLTSATSRFFSLTVTRELPRIAPQTVFDVTRLITGQKSVAGEYKLTSRLKQGKQVREDTRYVKITGSGELVTSSATAYQIAQRKWLWVKLVIVLVVLLLISFFIYRHVRRSKGGDAVESTDR; from the coding sequence ATGGACTTTCAAGCTTCGTCCACGATGAAGAACGACTGGCAAGCCTTGCGATTAGTCCTCATCGGTGTTCTTGGTATTGCTTTGATGAACATGTTTACTTTTACAAATCTTGTAAGCGCTACCGTCTCTAACAGCCAGCAAGCACTGATGGTCGCGCCAGTTTTACCTAGTGACAATCATGTTGGTAAAAACGCTGGCTACTTCGATCTCGATCTTCCTAAAAGTGAGCGACGAACCATTACAGTACAGGCATACAACGCTAGCGCAAAAATCTTAAAAGTGAATGCCGAAATTCTTGATGCGCAAACAGGAGCTAATGGCGTTGTTAGTTATGTAAAAGCCACTCAGGTGAATCGTAAATATCTACCGATCGCCGGGAGTGACTTAGTGAAGATTGATCGTCAATTTGAGCTCAAGCCGGGAGAAACGCGACAACTGCCAATTGTTTTGAAGCCGGGGAAAGGGCAGCCACGAGGAACTTATTTGTCAGCAATTCGCTTGTCAGCCTTAGCACCATCAACAACAGATACAAGTGTCCAAAACCGAATTGCTTATACGCTTGGCCTCGTCCTGCACAACGGTCATGTTGCTGGCAGCGTTAGCAACTTAAGGATGGGGCAGACATCTTTGGTACAAAAACGATCAGGATTTCAGTTGCGATCTCAAGTACAAAATCCTAAACGAATTTTTTTAAAGGATGTTTCAGCCAAGATTAATCTGACAAGCGCAACGAGTCGCTTTTTCTCATTAACTGTCACCCGGGAGTTGCCACGAATCGCGCCACAAACAGTCTTTGATGTAACACGACTGATAACCGGACAAAAATCAGTGGCAGGTGAATATAAACTGACGAGTCGACTGAAACAAGGCAAACAGGTAAGAGAAGACACACGGTACGTCAAAATCACTGGTTCAGGAGAACTGGTTACAAGTTCGGCAACTGCTTACCAAATTGCCCAACGAAAATGGCTTTGGGTCAAACTTGTAATTGTGTTGGTTGTTTTACTACTGATTAGTTTCTTTATTTATCGGCACGTTCGCCGCAGCAAAGGAGGTGATGCTGTTGAAAGCACTGATCGCTAA
- a CDS encoding IS30 family transposase, producing the protein MAIITLIERSQIELMQHHTIQYIAATLGRSRISIRHELHRCPEGDYCAIIAQDHADTCRHRCGRHSILTPKLKRMVTEKLNLGWSPEMVGYAVHCAPHTIYHWIYQRQVDFQPSQLFDHGKRHKRRQDLRSRYNQAVGTSIEIRSESANRRTEKGHLEMDTVRGGRGSKAAVLTIVDRVTRLMATTKLENLSQNAVLKGFARLMVDFPGPVRSVTVDHGKEFSCDQALTKRYRIPVYFCHAYHPNERGTNERFNRELRYYFPKGTQFDQVSETDIQQATALINNKPRKCLRWQTPVQAVSKPLSRW; encoded by the coding sequence ATGGCCATTATAACCTTAATTGAACGATCTCAGATAGAACTGATGCAACACCACACGATTCAATACATCGCCGCGACCTTAGGCCGCTCTCGTATTTCTATTAGGCATGAGCTTCACCGTTGCCCTGAAGGTGATTACTGCGCCATTATAGCTCAGGATCATGCCGATACTTGTCGGCATCGTTGTGGTCGGCACTCGATTTTAACGCCTAAGTTGAAGCGGATGGTAACTGAGAAGCTAAACCTAGGTTGGTCCCCTGAAATGGTCGGTTATGCCGTTCACTGTGCGCCACACACGATTTACCACTGGATTTATCAAAGACAAGTCGATTTTCAGCCAAGCCAACTCTTTGATCACGGTAAACGTCATAAAAGAAGACAAGACCTTCGGTCGCGCTATAACCAAGCAGTAGGCACCTCAATTGAGATTCGCAGTGAGTCAGCTAATCGGCGAACCGAAAAAGGACATTTAGAGATGGATACAGTTCGCGGTGGTCGCGGGTCAAAGGCTGCTGTTTTGACCATTGTCGATCGGGTGACACGTTTAATGGCGACAACTAAGCTTGAAAACTTATCACAAAATGCTGTTCTCAAGGGATTTGCAAGACTGATGGTGGACTTTCCGGGTCCGGTTCGATCAGTGACGGTTGATCACGGTAAAGAGTTTTCCTGCGATCAGGCGCTTACAAAGCGCTATCGGATACCGGTTTACTTTTGCCACGCCTATCACCCGAATGAACGGGGCACAAATGAACGGTTCAATCGAGAACTTCGCTACTATTTCCCGAAGGGAACACAGTTTGATCAGGTTTCAGAGACCGATATTCAACAAGCCACAGCGCTTATCAATAACAAACCTAGAAAATGTCTCCGTTGGCAAACCCCAGTTCAAGCAGTGAGCAAGCCTCTTTCTAGGTGGTAA